One part of the Capra hircus breed San Clemente chromosome 4, ASM170441v1, whole genome shotgun sequence genome encodes these proteins:
- the LRRN3 gene encoding leucine-rich repeat neuronal protein 3, which produces MKDLLLQIHVLLGLAITALVQAVDKKADCPQLCTCEIRPWFTPRSIYMEASTVDCNDLGLSNFPTRLPADTQILLLQTNNIAKIEYSIDFPVNLTGLDLSQNNLSSVTNINVKKMPQLLSVYLEENKLTELPEKCLSGLSNLQELYINHNLLSAISPGAFIGLHNLLRLHLNSNRLQMINSKWFEALPNLEILMIGENPIIRIKDMNFKPLINLRSLVIAGINLTEIPDNALVGLENLESISFYDNRLIKVPNVALQKAVNLKFLDLNKNPINRIRRGDFSNMLHLKELGINNMPELISIDSLAVDNLPDLRKIEATNNPRLSYIHPNAFFRLPKLESLMLNSNALSALYQGTVESLPNLKEISIHSNPIRCDCVIRWINMNKTNIRFMEPESLFCVDPPEFQGQNVRQVHFREMMEICLPLIAPESFPSNLDLEAGSYVSLHCRATAEPQPEIYWITPSGKKLLPNTLTNKFYVHSEGTLDISGITPAEGGLYTCIATNLVGADLKSVMIKVDGSLPQDNNGSLNIKIKDVQANSVLVSWKASSKILKSSIKWTAFVKAENSHAAQSARIPSDVKVYNLTHLNPATEYKICIDIPTIYQKSRKQCVNVTTKGLDPDQKKYDKNNTTTFMACLGGSLGIIGVICLFSFLSQEVNCDGGHNYVRNYLQKPTFAFSELYPPLINLWDTGKEKGAALEVKATVIGVPTNMS; this is translated from the coding sequence ATGAAGGACCTGCTACTCCAAATTCATGTGCTGCTTGGCCTAGCTATCACTGCCCTAGTACAAGCTGTAGATAAAAAAGCAGATTGCCCACAGTTATGTACATGCGAAATCCGACCCTGGTTTACACCTCGATCCATTTATATGGAGGCATCTACAGTGGATTGTAATGATTTAGGTCTTTCAAATTTCCCAACCAGACTGCCTGCTGACACACAGATTCTGCTACTACAGACTAACAATATTGCAAAAATTGAATACTCCATAGACTTTCCAGTAAACCTGACTGGCCTGGACTTATCTCAAAACAATTTATCTTCAGTCACCAACATTAATGTAAAAAAGATGCCTCAGCTTCTTTCTGTATacctagaagaaaacaaacttactgaGCTGCCTGAAAAATGTCTGTCTGGACTAAGCAACTTACAAGAACTCTATATTAATCACAACTTGCTTTCTGCAATTTCACCAGGAGCCTTTATTGGCCTACATAATCTTCTTCGACTTCATCTCAATTCAAACAGACTGCAGATGATCAACAGTAAGTGGTTTGAGGCTCTTCCCAATCTGGAGATTCTGATGATTGGGGAAAATCCAATCATCAGAATCAAAGATATGAACTTTAAGCCTCTTATCAATCTTCGCAGCCTGGTTATAGCTGGTATAAACCTCACAGAAATACCAGATAACGCCTTGGTTGGACTTGAAAACTTAGAAAGCATCTCTTTTTATGACAACAGGCTTATTAAAGTGCCCAATGTTGCTCTTCAAAAAGCAGTAAACCTCAAATTTTTGGATCTAAATAAAAATCCCATTAACAGAATACGGAGGGGAGATTTTAGCAATATGCTACACTTAAAAGAGTTGGGAATAAACAATATGCCTGAGCTGATTTCCATCGACAGTCTTGCTGTGGATAACTTACCAGATTTAAGAAAAATAGAAGCTACTAACAACCCCAGGTTGTCTTACATTCACCCAAATGCATTTTTCCGGCTGCCCAAGCTGGAATCACTTATGCTTAACAGCAATGCCCTTAGTGCCCTGTACCAGGGTACAGTGGAATCTCTGCCAAACCTCAAGGAAATCAGCATACACAGCAATCCTATCAGGTGTGACTGCGTCATCCGTTGGATTAATATGAACAAAACCAACATTCGATTTATGGAGCCAGAGTCACTGTTTTGTGTGGACCCGCCCGAATTCCAAGGCCAGAATGTGCGGCAGGTGCATTTTAGGGAAATGATGGAAATCTGTCTCCCTCTTATAGCTCCTGAGAGTTTTCCTTCCAACCTGGATTTAGAAGCTGGGAGTTATGTTTCCTTACACTGTAGAGCTACTGCAGAGCCACAGCCTGAAATCTACTGGATAACACCTTCTGGTAAAAAACTCTTGCCTAATACTCTAACAAATAAGTTCtatgtccattctgaaggcacACTTGACATAAGTGGCATCACCCCAGCAGAAGGGGGTTTGTATACCTGCATAGCAACTAACCTGGTGGGTGCTGACTTAAAGTCTGTTATGATCAAAGTGGATGGCTCTCTTCCCCAGGATAACAATGGATCcttgaatattaaaataaaagatgttcAGGCCAATTCAGTTCTGGTGTCTTGGAAAGCAAGTTCTAAAATTCTCAAATCCAGTATTAAGTGGACAGCCTTTGTCAAGGCTGAGAATTCCCATGCTGCCCAAAGTGCACGAATACCATCTGATGTCAAGGTGTATAATCTTACTCATCTAAACCCAGCAACTGAGTATAAGATTTGTATTGATATCCCCACCATCtatcaaaaaagcagaaaacaatgtGTAAATGTCACCACAAAAGGTTTGGACCCTGATCAAAAAAAGTATGACAAGAATAACACCACAACATTTATGGCTTGCCTTGGAGGCTCTCTGGGGATTATTGGTGTGATATGTCTTTTCAGCTTCCTCTCTCAAGAAGTCAACTGTGATGGTGGACATAACTATGTAAGGAATTACTTACAGAAACCAACCTTTGCGTTCAGTGAGCTTTACCCTCCTCTGATCAACCTCTGGGACACAGGCAAAGAAAAAGGTGCAGCACTGGAAGTAAAAGCAACTGTTATAGGTGTGCCAACTAACATGTCCTAA